The nucleotide window ATCTCAGAGAGTTTATTCTGCTGGTCCGTTCCGTCTATGAGTATCTCCCGCTTGCCGACTTTAAAAAAGAGGAGATCCCTGCCCATATCAAGCCGATTATCCAGTCCGCGTTCAGCAACACCCTCTCTTCACTGCTGCCTGCAGGCAACCTGCTGACCCCTTTTTTTATGAACCTTTTCCTTGCCGGTGCAACCAACACCTACCTTACCTGTCTTGCCGGAATCATCGCCACCCGTCATTGTCAGGTTATAACTGAAGAAGACGAAAAAGAGGTTATTCAGCAGAGCATGTTTGAAGCTTCATTCATGCTCAAGGAGATCGTCAGGGAGTGCAACCCCCTGTTATCGGTTACCATCAGCAAAGCGGTCAAACAGGCAGGAATCGAAAGCCTTGACACCGTTCAGCCATCAAGCGGAAGTGGTATAGCCCAGGATATTGTTTCCCACCTTGCAAGCTCCCTGAAAAACATCATCAGGGAGAATATTTCGCAGGATCATGATGATGATTAGGGCTTTTTACGCAGCTCCCTGAAAAAATCCTGCAGGAGGGTTCGGCACTTGTTCTCCATAATCCCGCCGTAAACTTCCGGTTGATGATTAAGTTGCTGACATCCTGTTATATTCATCACCGTACCGGATGCACCCATTTTCGGGTCATAGGCCCCGAAAACAACTCTCCCTACCTTTGCATTGACAATAGCTCCCGCACACATGGGGCAGGGCTCCATGGTAACGGCAAGAGTACAATCTTCAAGGTACTTGTTTCCTATCGTAGCCATAGCCGAGGTCAGGGCAATCATTTCAGCATGCGCGGTTGCATCACAAAGTGATTCCACCTGATTGTATCCCCTTCCGATAATGTGACCGTTACTGTCAATGATCACCGCTCCGACAGGAACTTCCTTCTTTTCAAACGCTTTGATCGCCTCACGGAACGCAAGTTCCATACACCAGGTAAAATCGAGCATACTATTTGTGTAAATATTGATGTGTTGAGCGTTCACAGGTTTTACCGTAAACGTAATTTTCGTTATACTATTGCTCTTTGCGCAATTTTCGATTTCCCTGCATTACTCGTGTGAACTATTGTCCGTAACCCAAGACCTAAAAATATGAACATTCATGAATATCAAGGCAAGGATATCCTGAGAAAATTCGGGGTTGCCGTACCGAAAGGAATTGTTGCCTATTCCCCGGAAGAAGCAAAAACCGCTGCCGAGCAGCTCTTTGAGGAGTTGAGTTGTCCGGTGGTTGTTGTAAAAGCACAGATTCATGCAGGCGGAAGAGGTAAGGCCGGAGGAGTCAAACTTGCCAAGTCAGCAGAAGAGGCATTTGACATAGCACAGCAGCTGATCGGACTGACACTGGTCACCCATCAGACCGGACCCGAGGGAAAAGAGGTCAGAAGGCTGCTTGTTGAAGAGGGTATGAATATTGAAAAGGAGTTTTATGTCGGCATTACCCTTGACCGCGCAACATCGCAGAATGTTCTGATGGTTTCAACCGAGGGTGGTATGGAGATCGAGAAAGTTGCCGAAGAGACCCCTGAAAAACTCCTGAAAATCCAGATTGACCCGCTTTACGGTATGCAGGGATTCCAGGCACGTGAGGCTGCATTTTTCCTTGGACTTGAAGGCGAGCAGTTCCGCAATGCGGTCAACTTTATATCGGCACTCTACAAGGCCTACACCTCGATTGATGCGGCAATTGCTGAAATAAACCCGCTCGTTGTTACCAAAGAGGGTAAGGTACTCGCACTTGACGCAAAGATCAATTTTGATGACAATGCACTCTACCGCCATAAAGAGTTTATTGAACTGCGCGATATCAGCGAAGAGGATCCGTTTGAAGTTGAAGCTTCAAAATCCAATCTCAACTATGTACGCCTTGACGGCAATGTAGGCTGTATGGTCAACGGCGCAGGCCTTGCCATGGCAACCATGGACATGATCCAGCTTGCCGGAGGAAAACCTGCAAACTTCCTTGATGTAGGTGGTTCGGCAAGCCCCCAGACGGTAGAAGAGGGGTTCAAGATCATTCTGAGCGACAAAAATGTCAAAGCAATACTCGTCAATATTTTCGGCGGCATTGTCCGTTGCGACCGTGTAGCGGGCGGCATTATTGAAGCCGCAACAAAAATCGGCCTGCATCTGCCGGTCATTGTGCGCCTTGAGGGCACCAACGCCCCAATAGCCCAGAAAATGCTTGATGACTCGGGGCTGAATCTCATTTCAGCCAACGGCCTTCGCGATGCGGCCCAGAAGGTCAACAAGGCACTCTCCATGGCCTGACTCATGAAGAGCTCTCTGTAAGGTAAAAACCATTCACCCCGCATATTCAATCTGCGGGGTGTTTTTTTTCAGTGCATCTATGCCGAAACCTCTTTGCAGTTCATGCGGGCTCTGCTCGATAAAAAAATGGCCCTCCTCCGAAAGCCTGCAAAGCTGTGTTTTCAATACCGGATGGCTCGGAGAGCATGAAACCGCCCTTTTCGGGCGCCAAAGAGACCCTCTCGATCCGGAAGAATCACGCTTCGGAATAACCCGTTCACGCTTTGTAGCACGGCTCCGGACAGCGCTTCCGGGCGCCCAATGGTCAGGCATCATAACCCGATTAGCTGAAAAAGCTTTAAACAGCAAACTTGTTGAGGGTGTGGTAACCCTGCACCGTGATGAAAACAATTATTTCAAACCAATACCGGTTCTTGCTGAGTCTGAACCATCCATCTACAAGGCAAAGGGAAGTATTCCCGTCCTTTCGCCCGTGCTCCGTTCCCTTGAAGAGGCTCACACCAAAGGGCTGAAACGACTCCTCGTTATAGGTGCCGCATGTCATATTCATGCACTGCGTGACTTTCATCGGCGATTCGACTATCTGCGCAATATGGAAATCTATACCATCGGCATTCCCTGCGTCGATAATGCAAACGAAAAAAAGTGGCCGTGGATTCTTGAAAGAATTTCAAAATCACCGGCAACAGCCCGCCATATTGAATTCATGCCGGACTACCGGGTACACGTCAAACATCTCGACGGTCACCTTGAGAAAATCCCTTTTTTCAGCCTGCCGGAAGAGTTGACCAACCCGGAAATCTTTCCGCACTCATGCCTGAGCTGTTTCGATTACCTGAATGGACTTGCTGATATAACGGTGGGATATCTGGCCGCGCCGTTCAAAAAAAGAGGCACGTTACAGTGGGTACTGGTCCGCACAGAAAAAGGCGCTGTGCTTAACAATCTGATCGCTGATGAACTGGAAACCTTTCCGGAATCAGGAGAGTGGGAGTGCTTTAAATTTGTAGCGGCTGCGGCAAAAAGTTCTGCCGAAAGTATGAAATGCCAAAAAAAGGAGTTCAGCACAACCCGTAAAATCCCGGTTGCAGCAGGC belongs to Candidatus Chlorobium masyuteum and includes:
- a CDS encoding nucleoside deaminase, which encodes MLDFTWCMELAFREAIKAFEKKEVPVGAVIIDSNGHIIGRGYNQVESLCDATAHAEMIALTSAMATIGNKYLEDCTLAVTMEPCPMCAGAIVNAKVGRVVFGAYDPKMGASGTVMNITGCQQLNHQPEVYGGIMENKCRTLLQDFFRELRKKP
- the sucC gene encoding ADP-forming succinate--CoA ligase subunit beta — protein: MNIHEYQGKDILRKFGVAVPKGIVAYSPEEAKTAAEQLFEELSCPVVVVKAQIHAGGRGKAGGVKLAKSAEEAFDIAQQLIGLTLVTHQTGPEGKEVRRLLVEEGMNIEKEFYVGITLDRATSQNVLMVSTEGGMEIEKVAEETPEKLLKIQIDPLYGMQGFQAREAAFFLGLEGEQFRNAVNFISALYKAYTSIDAAIAEINPLVVTKEGKVLALDAKINFDDNALYRHKEFIELRDISEEDPFEVEASKSNLNYVRLDGNVGCMVNGAGLAMATMDMIQLAGGKPANFLDVGGSASPQTVEEGFKIILSDKNVKAILVNIFGGIVRCDRVAGGIIEAATKIGLHLPVIVRLEGTNAPIAQKMLDDSGLNLISANGLRDAAQKVNKALSMA
- a CDS encoding Coenzyme F420 hydrogenase/dehydrogenase, beta subunit C-terminal domain; the encoded protein is MPKPLCSSCGLCSIKKWPSSESLQSCVFNTGWLGEHETALFGRQRDPLDPEESRFGITRSRFVARLRTALPGAQWSGIITRLAEKALNSKLVEGVVTLHRDENNYFKPIPVLAESEPSIYKAKGSIPVLSPVLRSLEEAHTKGLKRLLVIGAACHIHALRDFHRRFDYLRNMEIYTIGIPCVDNANEKKWPWILERISKSPATARHIEFMPDYRVHVKHLDGHLEKIPFFSLPEELTNPEIFPHSCLSCFDYLNGLADITVGYLAAPFKKRGTLQWVLVRTEKGAVLNNLIADELETFPESGEWECFKFVAAAAKSSAESMKCQKKEFSTTRKIPVAAGHLISELLFRTGPRGIGFAHFSVDHHLIKHYYFVKFNYPQHLERLVPRHVYTILEEYGLEA